The DNA sequence TGTACAGTTTATAAATGGGCTGCAGTGGTGTTTCCCTGAAATGTGAGAAGAGAATATTACTTTGTGAATAACAAACACTTTTGAGTAGGCATTGTTAACAAATGGAATGCATACATTGCTGTTTTTATGTATGTTTTGTACTAGTATTGGTTTAAATCACGTACGAACAGGCTAAGAAAATAAAGTGGTGTGTGGGGGGTCAGAGGTACAATCATATAGTGACTTGTGAATGCATGTGACATTCCCTGAGCTAGACAGACAGATTAGTTTCCAGAATGAGTAAATGGCAAAAGGAACTCACTGGTTGTGCATGTCTTCCTCTTTAAAAGGCACATCCTCTATGAGCACAGCTGAATGTGTGGTAAAGAAAATTCCCAGCATTGCCTAAGAAAAATCAGACAGAAAACTGAGctccagtttaaaaaaacaaacaataaataattaataatttaccTACCCATGTGCTATTTTTAACCTGTATGACTGTGCATGAGACACAAAAATACAAACTGATTTTCCGCAAaccatacaggtttggaacaacataagGGTTGGGAAATGACAGGCATTTTAAACTAGTCtgtctctttaaaataaaaagaaacattaaaGTTTTTGTGGTCTTTTACACAATGTTATAAAGTCTTAATGTATTAAAAGAACAAATTTAGAAGATGTGACAAGTTACAAAAAGGTACCACTTATCTTACCAGCATAATGACACCCCAGATGCTCAACACCAGTCCACATGCTGCTAGTTTAGGACCGCAAAAAAGCAACGAAGCCATTTTTGAAATTGACGTTTTCCAGGTTTGAGTTACCTCGAGATGTATGAGAACAGTTTGGAGTGAAATAAATTTTATTCGACCGTCATCTGTAGTTTTTAAAGTTACTTTCGTTGGAGTTTTCAGGTCTCGTCAAGACCGATGTCAACAGTCACCCGATTAAATCAGCTGACTTTAGAGGAAGCGGAAGTTCATTTTACTGCAGTGTGCAACGTCATCGACTTTGTGGTCTGCGCAGACACATCGGCGCACGACATCAATACCGCGAGAACGAGacttgttcgactttatgcgggACCGCAAATACTGAAAGGCGGATGACgttaaagtaccgcgagagtgaacCGAATCGCATCGCTCTCGCGAtattgatgtcatacgccgatctGTCTGCGCAGCCTAGCACAAGCATAAAACAACTAAACATTTAGAAGTTgtcaatgataaaaaaaatactaccATCTACCTACATCAGTTCCaatcatcatttatttatttattatattaaacaacagtataaaataaactttgacataaatgcattttaaacattaaaacatttttactcttttatcataaatgttacatttcgtgtttattttaattatttattacttgCCTTCGAGACATTATCGAAATATTCTGTGAATACAATACAAACAATGTAAACATTGTTGAAACCTAATATCTGTCATAAATTAAGCATGTGTAGACTTGTTGCTTGCCATTTGACTCTAAACACAAACTGCTAGGAAAATCCTCTGTTAAGAAAGTTTAATGAGATACGGAGAGACAAACTATTTATTGGACTAACCACTTTACGTgatttaagaaaataagtcgATTAGAAATATGTTTGTAATTGTATGAAACTGGACACTTGAAATGTTACTTGTATGACTCTTGGATGTTTCTCCACCCTTCACGTTCTCAGCCCATAACAAAACGTCGCCGAATTCCTTTAGTTTTCGCGGTGTGTATTGAGAAAGGTTCATGGGACAAACTACTGGATCGATTAAGTCAGGGAACCCCGTAAACTCTAAATAATAAAGACATTTAAACAACGCGTAGTTAACAAAAATAACTGTAGAAAGGAGAAAGAAACCGAAGAAACTTATCTCAAATGAtgaagagagagaaaaggagACCGAAGACACGAGAGGGCGCGTAACGGGACAGCACGGGAAAAGATTTGCTGTAAACTCCAGGAAAACTATGGGAACTTGTGATTATTGATTTGACTAGTAAACACGTTTCTCAAAAACGATATAGGTAAGAATACGTAccagaaaataaatgtaaatggtacATTATGTCATAGCAGAGTATTACGTGGCCAAACTTGCTAACTCCAGGCTACATTGCTAGcacttaaaatgtaaaacattctGGCGGATTATTATTAAGCTCttttttagatttatttatatatttttcaaagTTTATTATACTTTCTTGTTTAATACGTACGATTGATGGGGCTCATCATGTTTAAACTAAGTTACAGTACTCAAAATGTTGCAACATTTCAAGGAAAAAGTGtgatccctactgaaaaaaaacTCCCAGTTTGGTTTTAgatggtgtagcaagctggctTAGCTGTGTTTtcgtcactttttaagctggtcaagCTAGACTTAGTTGGTctggctgggaggaccagctaaaaccagctaccagctaaTGCTGGATTTTGTTCACAAAAACTAATGTGCTATGTCAGAAGAACAAAACCTAGTTTTAAACAAGCGTTTGGTTGAGGTCGTCTTCACCTGATGAGTTTTCTTAAA is a window from the Misgurnus anguillicaudatus chromosome 21, ASM2758022v2, whole genome shotgun sequence genome containing:
- the rnaseka gene encoding ribonuclease kappa-A yields the protein MASLLFCGPKLAACGLVLSIWGVIMLAMLGIFFTTHSAVLIEDVPFKEEDMHNQETPLQPIYKLYNQVGYNCFIAAAIYVAIGLLSFCQVRLNKRKEYLVH